One region of Miscanthus floridulus cultivar M001 chromosome 19, ASM1932011v1, whole genome shotgun sequence genomic DNA includes:
- the LOC136526127 gene encoding uncharacterized protein, protein MVDPIVSTKWLTKLLMDGGSGLNIMYADTLDAMGIDRSRIRPTKAPFHSIMLGKQVMPIGQIDLPVTFRNSSNYRTETLTFEVVGFPPVYHGILGWPCYAKFMAIPNYTYLKLKMPGSCRVTTIGTSF, encoded by the coding sequence ATGGTCGACCCTATCGTCagcacaaagtggctcaccaagctactgatggatgggggcagcggcctcaacattatgTATGCTGATacacttgatgccatgggcatcgaccgatcacgcATCCGGCCGACCAAGGCGCCTTTCCATAGCATCATGCTAGGAAAGCAGGTCATGCCGattgggcagatcgacctgcctgtcACCTTTAGGAATTcatccaactataggacagagaccctcaccttcgaggtagtcgggttcccaCCGGTCTACCATGGCATTTTGGGGTGGCCAtgttatgcgaagttcatggccatccccaactatacctacctcaagctcaagatgccgggctcATGCAGGGTCACCACCATCGGCACTTCTTTCTAG